DNA sequence from the Salvia splendens isolate huo1 chromosome 19, SspV2, whole genome shotgun sequence genome:
CAACTCCCATGTGATGTGTTGACTATCAGTTTTGTAATGGGGTTAGGACAGCAAACTGTGACCTGTCCCATCAATTCTTACTTAAacaactctctctctttcaAACGGCCAGCCAAACAGTATACTTTTAGTTACATCAGAAACTCAAACAACTAATCAATCAATGACAGGAGCCAAGTCCATTGTGGACTTTCTTTACTATACAACCTTccattttttgaattattttacaATTGAACAGGCAAAATAAGAGGGCAAAAAGAATCTCTCAATCAACACATGCATATACATAAAAATGCCTCAGTCATAATATAAACTTCTTTTTATTCTTACATTTATTTCACCAATTTTTCTGGAGGACTTCGGTAATATATAAAAACAAGAATAGATGCTCACTTTTGCATATAACTAGACCTGCAACAGAACCAAGAATGGACTAACCCAAGATCAGCAGAAAACCTCAGGTGGGGATGAGGTGCCAGGAACTTGCAGAGAATTTGAACTCCAGTCGGCGTTTTCCCGGCATTTAATCCCAGTAACGTCTGGCCCGATGACTGAAGTTTCAGCAAATTCCAATTTCCTCGCATCAGCAGCTGTCTTGAGCCGGTACCTCTCCGCCCTTGATCCGATCACCTGCCCTAAAATAGATGCCGCTATGGTGAATGCCATGGCTGCCTTTGGCATCAGCACCGATTTCCTGAGCATTCCTATGAACGGCACAGCAGCATGGACAGCAACAAACCACGATGGCGAGAATTTTTCAGTGTGTTCCCTCCATATTCCTAGAGGTACATTAGCTGCCATTCCCAGAAGTCCGATGGCGAGCACTTTTGCAGGTAGGGGCTGTGGCCTAAGGTTTTTGGCGAAAGCAGTTTTTGCTAGAGCGCTCCTGGCGGCCACAATTGCAGGAGGGCACCTATACTTCATGCCAGGAGGGGGCTGAAGGGCCTTTGCTACAAGAGGAAGCACACTACTCACGGCCCGATAGGACTTTGCAATGGGGCAGTTCCCTTTTTCCAACCAATCATCGCCCATTGCTTCATGGTCTGATTTCTCTCCCTGGATTCACACATAAACATCTTTAACTATTGCATGTCGAGATTATTTATTGGTAGACAAAGTATAGCCAATAAGATGAGTATTTCTGAATATGAAAGGAGCAAATTTTACCTTTGAAGAAGATTTCTTTTTTGAGGGTTTCGGTTTCTTGTTGTCCTTCCCCCACTTTTCGAAGAAAGCATCGAAACCAAAAGCCCCCCCTGCACCAAAACTGGAGAGGCTAATGGTGGCTGCTTTAGCTGCCAAGGGGTTGAATTGCACTTGTGATGGTTCGGGCTGAGACTTTTGAGTCGGAAGAAATGACCTTCCGGAAAGCGGAACAACACCATTTTGCCCATGGAAGAGCCTAAATGCCATATCAAAATTGGGACCATCCTCAAATATGGGACCCTTCCCATCCCGTGCCTAATATGAGCAAGACAGCGGAGAAAAGGGCATCTATTAGATAATGATACGGGCAAACATGGAAAGTGAAAGAAAGGCATATGACTTACAGGAATAGGGAAAGCCATCGATGATGTGAAGGAGAAGTTAGTTGGTTCATTGATGTTCCTCAGAAATGGACACCTAAACATGCCCTGGTCAAAATTTGAAGATCCCTCGTTCGAGTTTCCAAAGAAAAAATTCATCCTAGAAATGCAATGATCTGCAACCTGAAACAATcataaaacacacaaaaaagaGAGATGAATATTGAAGCAAGATGTTGATTGCTGCAAAAACTGTGATATCCATAGCAGATAGCATGAAAAGAACAACTTATTGGCTCCAAAAGAAGGATCACCAAATTGCAGTCTAATCGGGCACCTATTCCTTATGGGAGGATCTTTTGAGGATGAAAAACCCGATTGCAAAATAATTACCAATCAATAATCAAGTAGGTATCTGGGATGAATCCAAAACTCACAGAACAACTAAACACCTCATTACTCAACCAAAATGATGACAGATGAATAAGTCATGGCTATAATATCCAAAATTGCATATTTCCAAGAATCACAAACAAAATTCAGGCATAACGAGAAGGGGTCCTGAGAAGTTCAAATAATCCACTACCTAGACCTAGAGCTTGTATACACCATAACTGAAATAAGTGCATCTAAACTTCAAATTGTCAGTAAAATATGTGTCCAATGACAATTAGTCCAATTTGTCCTCACCAATTGCAAAATATTAATCCTAACACCATATAATTGAACTAGATTCTTAGACACATATCAGCCCAATCAAACATAATTATATGCAGTATAATCTAAGCTCAACCCAAAAAGCCTTCTTCTGATTTTCTACAAGGCTATTCAATCTACCTATCCAGAAACAAATTACTGCTTAAATCACCCCAAAAACTCAGAATAGTAGCAAACGAACATATGTAAGAAGTTCAACAAGAGAAAACCAATTAAGACAAGATAGAAATTTCCTGTTCATTGACTAGAAAAGAACACATTAAACCCATACAAGAGTTtcagaaaattataaatcatgatTCGATTCAAACAGCCACCAAAACAACCAACCATTCATAACTCGATGACATCAAAGTGTAATTGCAAAGGAAAGCATCAAAACGAAAGACGAAATCACCACCTTCAAAAATACCAACGAGCTAGCGACGGAACGCTACGCAATTAAAAACCCTCGAGCAAAAACGGATCTTTAGAGAGGGGAGAGAGGGATTGAGGAATTTGGAGTGGGTGAGGACGGAAGAGAAAAGGAGATATGGCGAAGCGAAGTCGTTCAAAGGTTGGTACTTTTTCAGAGGGAAGAAGCAAACGACGTCGTAGTGGCTTAACTACTCCACACGCCAATTTGATTTaactctaaaaataaaaattcagatttttttttagtttgttggATTTGGCATGTTTTTGGTCACCCACTCCTTTAAGTGGGGTGTTGTCAAATCTGGTGTAATATGAATAAttgatttgatatatttttatggaaattatAGATCTGACCTTATCGAGCTACCAAatgaaaattcaattaaaccCATGAATTAATCATGTAATAAAGGGTCGTGTGTCATTGGTTCATAATTTTCACAATAAGAAGGTTCTTATTTGAACCATTTTCAACACATACTTCTATTATTGAATAGGTTATTTTTCCCAACTTAGTTTCTTTTTGGTTAGTTCTCTCAAAATTAAGGATTTTAGCTATAATTTTcccaattaaaagaaaaccAGCCTCTTGTGGTTGTTCAGATGTCGAAAGTGGACTAAAAAACATTTGCCAAGACCAAGTTATTGAGTTAAAATCATACTAACAAATCAAGTCCTTCAcagagcataagtatgtgaagTGCAGGCACAATTTTGAAGGAAGCAGTTAATATGAAAAGACTTTTCAATAGCTGTTGCAACATGACAATATACAAGGGAAGTCTGAAACACCAAAAGTTCACTCAACTCAGCCAACAAAATTTGTTAGGACAACCTTAATTTGGCAAAGTTTAACAACATCAGCCCTTTGGAATACATGTCTAGTTTATAGCACTCCACTCCAAACAGCTGAGTTCATACAACAGTATCTGAACTATTGCTTGCAACTGAACTCGTCTTCCTCTCTGCTTGGAGGGATCGACACAGCGATTCCAGTTTGTCCTTCTGATTTCTCGTTTTCTCCAGTTGTTTCTTCAGGAGCTCGCGCTGCTCAGGAGGGGTAAACAGACATTGCATAGTTAGTTCATGTCATACAGAATGAAGATCAAAAGGTGTTTTTTGACAGCAAATTGTGGTTCATACCTCGTTGGCCAGTTCGATTAGGGTGATATCTGATTTCTCGCTTTTGCTCTTCATGAAGGTGTTTTCCTTTTTGAGGTCCTTTATTGATTTCGCCATCTAGTTTTACCAACCCAGTGTTCACATTTATATTAGGAAAAGGAACGGATATGGATCAAATAGAGGAAAATCTTTAAAAAGTAATGCCATGACACTCTCTACCTTCTCAATTTCTTGCTTAAATGTTTCAAAAACCTCGTTACTCTTCAATAATGCTTCCTGGTAAACATGGATTACAAAGTGGGAAGAAAGAAACCAAGTTATAGAGAAAGAAACACAATGAACTAGCCAAATTCGCAATTCATGATAGTGTTAAGATATTGAAATGTGACGTTCGAGAGACTATAATGGGCCGACCTGGAACTGTTGGAACTTTTCGCCATCGGCTGTTAACTGCAACCTCAAATTCTTTTCGGTTCCTAAGAGTTGCGCCACTTGTTCTGCGTAAAGTTTCATTTGAGCATGCTCCTGCTTTAATTTCTCGTCGTGTTGCTGAAGTTTCAGATCAGAAAGCTGAAGTTCGAGTGCTTTCTGTTTTAGCTGCAAAGCCAGATGAAAGGTTCCAATTTCAGCTCAATGGGAGAAAAGTAATACTCCATTAGTTTGTATAAGCATAATTCCTTATACTTGGATATGGACATACCTGCTGTGCATGCTGCTGCTCGGAAAGAGTATATTGCTCGACAAGTTGTTTTAACTTGATCTTCAACCTGAAGTTAGAGAATATTGTGCATGAAAGGAACTGGTACGAATAAAGCAAGACGTTAAATGCAACATTTTTTGCAAATTCTGAGAAGCTATCGGATTCAACTAGAACAGAGAGAGTTGGTCCAAGGACTAATCAATTAATTGGCGCCATCAAAGATATATAGGGTTTGTATGCACGATCTTCTATAATCAACTAGAAATGTAAACTTCATGCTCATCATTTCATCCCACAGAATCTTGAAACAATGCCCCCAATGTTTTATACTCAAACAGACAATAATGAAAAAAGTTCAAAAATGTCAAGAGAAACTAAAGCCCTTGATTTGGTCTTACATTTCGTTCTCTTTTAGCTGAGCTATGCATTCATCTTTCTGTTCCTCCAGCTTACAGCTTACTTCCTACAACAAAGAagcaaaacataaacataaatatagaaaaaggaaTCACAGTTAGCATTTTTTGAGCTAGAACTCTTTATATTTATGGAGCAACGACCTTCCAGATGTTATGCACTCAAGAATACATTTATGCAATAAGAGCTACCTAATTTCAACAAACAATTCAGAGGAGCAAGTTGTAAGGAAAAGTTTCTAAGAATTACTAAGAAAAATCTTGCTAGCTGTCATTTGCTGTTTCAGGTTTGACAACCAAGAATCTTTTAAACATGCAAGAAAGTGATGAGCATAGAACAGTAAACACGGCAGTAGACAGGACCATATACAATATatcaaacaaatataagaacCTTAATTGCATCTTGGAACTTATTTGACAGATCTAATCTCAAATTCTGTCCATCTTTTGACACTCGTTTGCACTCGTCCTGAAACAAGCAAACAGCAAGTGATTAGAAAGGCGAACTAATATCAATATTTCAGAAAGAGATCAGGAAGATATGAATTTGCAGTCAAGGGTATCATCATTCCCGACATTTTCCCGCAAGAAAGTTCTATACTGGCCATTAACATGAGGCCTAAGAAACAAGAGGTCTAAGAAAATTTTCTGACTACATGTGACTATTGATCATATGGATCTAAACTTCGGTCTGAAAAAAACAGAAAAGGAGATGGTTGAGTAGATGATCTGAGAAAGCCAAGAAAATACcattaacattttattttgaCGTTGCAGCTCCCGACACAATGACTCAAGTTTATCTCTGACAGCAACAGCTGCAGATAAGAAAAAGACATACAAATTAGTAGAAAAAAGAACTGTGATGCACGACTTATCCCCAATTAAAGCAAATATATGAGGTTATTAGATAGTAGACGGAGATGGAGATGTTAACATAAAAACTACAGAGTTACAAGGTTGAATTGTAAATAAAACATTTGGGATACAAAAACATTGTCTACAGAGCGATATGAACTAAACTTATAAAACATATTAGAAGGTATAAACCACAGCAACCAACCAGAATCTC
Encoded proteins:
- the LOC121780205 gene encoding uncharacterized protein LOC121780205, translating into MNFFFGNSNEGSSNFDQGMFRCPFLRNINEPTNFSFTSSMAFPIPARDGKGPIFEDGPNFDMAFRLFHGQNGVVPLSGRSFLPTQKSQPEPSQVQFNPLAAKAATISLSSFGAGGAFGFDAFFEKWGKDNKKPKPSKKKSSSKGEKSDHEAMGDDWLEKGNCPIAKSYRAVSSVLPLVAKALQPPPGMKYRCPPAIVAARSALAKTAFAKNLRPQPLPAKVLAIGLLGMAANVPLGIWREHTEKFSPSWFVAVHAAVPFIGMLRKSVLMPKAAMAFTIAASILGQVIGSRAERYRLKTAADARKLEFAETSVIGPDVTGIKCRENADWSSNSLQVPGTSSPPEVFC
- the LOC121780285 gene encoding beta-taxilin-like, which codes for MGDPNPNPEANQLPEADSLPDGFVESSTAEEEVDYKEEKLLEPGSRPEVVIEDGGSSLGKLVEHVADQTQSAAAAQGDVNAKDKSVEDAQTHTVTSVEIAGTGTTENNKKEAPEVKRKIKRTFKSEKEYLEFTLKFQQVLTERDSAVAVRDKLESLCRELQRQNKMLMDECKRVSKDGQNLRLDLSNKFQDAIKEVSCKLEEQKDECIAQLKENEMLKIKLKQLVEQYTLSEQQHAQQLKQKALELQLSDLKLQQHDEKLKQEHAQMKLYAEQVAQLLGTEKNLRLQLTADGEKFQQFQEALLKSNEVFETFKQEIEKMAKSIKDLKKENTFMKSKSEKSDITLIELANERELLKKQLEKTRNQKDKLESLCRSLQAERKTSSVASNSSDTVV